The Maniola jurtina chromosome 1, ilManJurt1.1, whole genome shotgun sequence genome has a window encoding:
- the LOC123867037 gene encoding calcium load-activated calcium channel encodes MWGDSLLIVFISICTAFLGEGLTWILVYRTEKYQKLKVEVERQSKKLEKRKEAHGDSLDKQHKKKIEREEERLKNNNRDLSLVKMKSMFAIGFAFTALLSMFNSIFDGRVVAKLPFYPISWIQGLSHRNLPGDDYTDCSFIFLYILCTMSIRQNIQKLLGFAPSRAASKQGGALFAAPPAQFK; translated from the exons ATGTGGGGTGATTCTTTGCTGAtagtatttatttcaatatgtaCTGCTTTTCTTGGAGAAG GTCTCACTTGGATATTAGTTTACAGAACGGAGAAGTATCAGAAATTGAAAGTTGAAGTAGAGCGACAGAGTAAAAAAT TGGAAAAGCGCAAAGAAGCACATGGAGACTCTTTAGATAAACAGCACAAGAAAAAGATTGAACGCGAGGAAGAAAGacttaaaaataacaacagGGATCTCTCATTAGTAAAAATGAAGTCAATGTTTGCAATTGGTTTTGCATTTACAGCATTGCTTAGCATGTTTAACAGCAT ATTTGATGGCAGGGTTGTGGCTAAATTACCATTTTATCCTATATCTTGGATTCAAGGACTGAGCCACCGAAATTTACCCGGGGACGATTACACTGACTGTTCCTTTATTTTTCTGTACATTCTTTGTACAATGAGCATAAG GCAAAACATCCAGAAGCTGTTAGGATTTGCTCCATCAAGAGCTGCTTCAAAGCAGGGTGGTGCCTTATTTGCAGCTCCTCCAGCCCAGTTCAAATGA